In Rhodanobacter denitrificans, the sequence TTCTCGATCTTCGTGCCCCAGGGAATCTCGCTGGCCGGCCTGCCCAGGTACTTGCGCGCCGCTTCGTCGTACTTGTCCACGCACCAGCGGCGGTCGGAGTAGGGGCCGGAACGGTGCGGGTTGCTGGCCGCGTGCAGGCCGAGCACGCGGGTGCCCACGGCGTTGGCCATGTGCATCGGGCCGGAGTCGGGGGTCAGTAGCAGTTGGGCGCGGCCGAGCAGGGCCAGCAGTTTCTTCAGCGTGTCCTTGCCGGTGAGGTCGAGCGGCGGCGACTTGCATGTCGCCAGCACGGCGTCGGCCGCCGCGCGCTCGAAGGCGGAGGGGCCGCCGACCAGCGCCACGCGCCAGCCGCGGGAAGCGGCGTGGTCGATCACCGCGGCGTAACGCTCCGGCCGCCAGTTGCGCAGCGCATGGCTGGAGGTGGGACTGACCAGCAGGGTCGGCGCCTCGCCGGGCAGCTGTTCGGCGGCCCAGGCGTGCGCCTCGTCGGGAACCGGGATGTCCCAGCGTACCTGGGTCTGCTGCAGTCCCAGCGGTTCGCAGAAGCTGCCGATCGCGTCGAGCACATGTTCGCCGGTTCGCGCCGGGATGCGCTCGTTGACCACCAGGCCGTGCAGGTCCTTCGCACGGGCGCGATCGTAGCCGATGCGCCGCTCGGCCTTGATGCCCAGGCTGAGCAGGTTCGAGCGCATGGCGACCTGCATCTGCAGCAGCGCGTCGAAACGCCGGCCGCGCAGCGCCGCATGCACCGCGCGCATGCCGGCCCAACCGGCGGCCTTGTCGAAGGTGACGAACTCCACGCCGGGCAGGTCGCCGACCAGCTTGCGTTCCAGCTTGCCGACGATCCAGGTCAGCGTGGTTTGCGGCCACGACTGCTGCAGGGTGCGCACCAGCGGCACCACGTGGGTGACGTCGCCGATGGCGGAGGTGCGCAACAGGCAGATCGAGGAAGGGCTGGTCATGAGGCTGGGTTAGAATCCGGGACAGTCACCGGGCATGATGATGCAGGAACGAACCCACACCGATGCCGAAGGCGCGATTCTGTTCGACGCCGAGGTATCGCCACAAGTCGGGCACGACTGGTTCGCGCCGGACTACTGGCGCCAGCGCGGTGCGCTGCGCACGCAGGCCGGTGGCCGCGGCGGCGTGGCGATCGTTGCCGCACCGGTGGGTGAATGCGTGCTGCGGCATTATCGTCGCGGAGGCCGGGTCGCCGCGCTGATGGGCGACCGGTATTTTTGGACCGGCGCCGACCGCACGCGTCCGTTCGTGGAGTTCCGTGTACTTGCCGAGATCGCCCGGCTGGAATTGCCCGGCCCGCCGGTAGTGGCCGCGCGGTACCGCCGGCATGGCCTGTTCTATAGCGCCGACCTGATCACCCGCCGCATCGCCGGCGCGCAGACCCTGGCCGAATGCCTCGCCGCCGGTCGGCTGGATGGCGAGCTGGCGGAGGAGGTCGGTGCGCTGGTGGCGCGTTTCCATCGCGCCGGCGTCTGGCATGCCGACCTGAACGCGCACAATGTGCTGGTGGCGCCCAGCGCGCTGTACCTGATCGACTTCGACCGCGGACGCATGCGCATCCCGGCCGCGGGCTGGCAGCGGGCGAACCTGCGACGCCTGCGCCGGTCGCTGCTCAAGCTGGGCGCGGCTGCCGACGGCGAAACGGCATTCGAGAAGAACATCTGGCAACCGCTGCTGTACCGCTACGAGCGTACGCTGACTCCATGAACTGGCATCTGCATTTTCTCGGCGTGGGCGCCGCGCACGCGGTGGCACTGGGCTCGTCGGCGGTGGTGCTGGAACGTGCCGGTGTGCCGATGCTGCTGGTCGACTGCGGCCCCGACACGCTCGACCGCTACATGGCGGCGTACGACGCGTTGCCGCCGGCGGTGTTCATCACGCATACCCACATGGACCACGTGGCCGGACTGGAGCAGCTGTTCATCCGCCTGTGGTTCGACCCGCACCTGCGCGGCACCACCCGGGTGTTTGCCCACGCCGCGCTGGTGCCGTGGCTGCAGGCCCGCGTGGCCGACTACCCCGGTGCGCTGGCCGAGGGCGGTGCCAACTTCTGGGAGGCGTTCCGGCTGGTGCCGTGCACCCGCGGTTTCTGGCTGGATGGCCTGTGGTTCGACGTGTTCGCCACCCGCCACCACGTACCGGGCACCTCGTACGGCCTGGCGCTGGACGGCAGCTTCATCTTCACCGGCGACACCCGGCCGATTCCCGAGATGCTGGCCAGCCGTGCCGGCGGCGACGAGATCATCGCCCACGACTGTGGCCTGGTCGGCAATCCGTCGCACACCGGCATCGACGACGTCGAACGCGAATATCCCGAAGCGTTGCGCGCCCGGCTGCTGCTGTACCACTACGGCAGCGAGGCCGACGGCACCGCGCTGGCCTCGCTCGGCTATCGCATTGCCAGCCCCGGCGAACGCATTGCCCTGTCCGCCCCGATGGAACCCAGGGGCGACGCTGGCTGAATCGGCGCGGGCTTGCTTGCCTGTATGGCCCTGCTGCCGGTATTCTTGCGGACTCTTTGCAGGACTGGATTGCCGCAAGGAGGGTCAAGTCCGCGGAGAGGTGTCCGAGTGGTTGAAGGAGCACGCCTGGAAAGTGTGTATACGGCTTAACCCCGTATCGCGGGTTCGAATCCCGCCCTCTCCGCCAGTTTCGAGTGAGTCACGACTGCCGTCGTGCACGTCCATGGTGGCCCCGTCGGTCCCCCCGCGACGATAGTTCGCAAACTCCGCCAGGTCCGGAAGGAAGCAACGGTAGCGAATGATTCGGGTGCCGGGGTGTGGCTGGCGGGGCCGCCGCCATTTCGGAGCGTGCTTTACTGACTTGCCTGCCGCGACTTGGCACAATCGACCTTCGCCCCAAGGTAGTCAGTCATGTCCTATCAGGTACTCGCCCGCAAGTGGCGCCCGCGCAAGTTCGCCGAACTGGTCGGGCAGGAACACGTGGTGCGCGCGCTGACCAATGCGCTGGACACCGGGCGCATGCACCACGCCTACCTGTTCACCGGCACCCGCGGCGTCGGCAAGACCACCATCGCGCGCATCTTTGCCAAATCGCTGAACTGCGAGCGCGGCCAGTCGGCCGATCCCTGCGGCGAGTGCTCGGTGTGCACGGCGGTGGACGAGGGGCGTTTCGTCGACCTGCTGGAGATCGACGCGGCCAGCAACACCGGCGTGGACGACGTGCGCGAGGTGATCGAGAACGCGCAGTACGCGCCGTCGCGCGGCCGCTTCAAGGTGTACCTGGTCGACGAGGTGCACATGCTGTCGAAGAACGCGTTCAACGCGCTCTTGAAGACGCTGGAGGAGCCGCCGCCGCACGTGAAGTTCCTGCTCGCCACCACCGACCCGCAGAAGTTGCCGGTGACGGTGCTGTCGCGCTGTCTGAAGTTCAACCTGAAGCGGCTGCTGCCGGAACAGATTTCCGGCCAGATGCGGCACATCCTCGCTGCGGAAAACATCGCCTACGAAGACAGTGCGATCGGCGAGCTGGCCCGCGCCGCGGACGGTTCGCTGCGCGACGGCCTGTCGCTGCTGGACCAGGCGATTGCCTACGGCGGCGGCGCGCTGCATGCCGATGACGTGCGCAACATGCTGGGCAGCGTGGCGCGCGGTCAGGTGCTCGGCGTGCTCGACGCGCTGGCTGCCGGCGACGGTGAGCGGCTGCTGGTCGAATGCACGCAGATCGCCTCGTACTCGCCCGACTTCGGCGGCGTGCTGGACGACATCGCCAGCGTGCTGCACCGGCTGCAGCTGATCCAGCTGATTCCCGGCTACCGGCCGGACGAGGACGGTGCCGACGACGATGCACTGACCGCGCTGGCCGGGCGGATCACGCCGGAAGACGTGCAGCTGTACTACCAGATCGCCACCGCGGGTCGCCGCGATCTGGCGCTGGCGCCGGATGCGCGCACCGGTTTCGAGATGGCGCTGTTGCGCATGCTGGCGTTCCGTCCTGGCGACGGTGTGCCGGCCGTGCATGCCGAACGGCCCGCCACGGTTGGCCCGGCAGCGGCGGCACGTCCCGCGCCGGCGGCACCGATGCGACCCGCCGCGACGCTGGAACCGCGGCATGATGCTTCACCGCCGCGAACGACACCCGCACCCACCGCGGCGCCGGTCGCCGCCGCCGCCCCGGTGGCCCGCGACGCCGACGGATTACCGGACTGGGAGGCCCTGATCGAGCGCGCCGGCCTGCGCGGGCCGTTCGGCCTGCTGGCGCAGAACGCGGTATTGCGCGAGCGCGACGGGCAGACCCTGGTGCTGGCGCTGCAGCCGGCGCACATGAGCCTGGCGGTGGAGCCGATGGTGAGCCAGATGGAGGAGCGCATCGGCCACGCGCTGGGCGAGCGCATCCGCCTGCGTTTCGTCAACAGCAGCCAGACTGCCGCCGCGCAGACCCCGGCGGCGCGTGCCGCACAGGCGCGCGATGCGGCGCAGGCCGCGGCCGAGCAGGCGATCGAGGGCGATCCGCTGGTGCAGTCGCTGAAGCGCGAGTTCGGCGCGCGTGTGGTGCCGCAGTCCATCAAACCTTTTGACAGCGAATCGGGAGCCGTGTGATGAGAGGACAGATCGGCCAGCTGATGCAGCAGGCCCAGCGCATGCAGGAAGACATGAAGCGCGCGCAAGAGGAAATCGCGAAACTCGAAGTCACCGGCAGCGCCGGCGGTGGCCTGGTCAGCGTGGTGATGACCGGTGCGCACGAGGTGCGTCGCGTGCAGATCGACCGGCAGACGTTTGCCGACGATCCCGAGATGGCCGAGGACCTGGTTGCCGCCGCGATCAACGACGCGGTGAACAAGGTGGCCGAAGTCAGCAAGAACAGGCTTGGCGGCGTCACCGCCGGGATGAACCTGCCGGCCGGCTTCAAGCTGCCGTTCTGATGAATTCGAGTTCGTTGTAGGAGCACGCTCGCGGGCGATGCTTCCGCTTTGGAGCTCCAGAGAAGGAGCATCGCCCGCGAGCGGGCTCCTACGACAAATTGAGACAAGCATGAGCGGTTCCCCCCTCCTCGCTGATTTGATCGAAGCCCTGCGCTGCCTGCCCGGCGTGGGCGGCAAGAGTGCGCAGCGGATGGCCTTCCATCTGCTGGAGCGCGAACGCGAGCGCGGGCTGAAGCTGGCGGCGGTGATGGAGCAGGCAATGCGGCGCATCGGCCATTGCGAGCGCTGCCGCAACTTCAGCGAGGAGCCGCTGTGCGCGCTGTGCGCAAGTTCCAGCCGCGAGCGCCAGGTGCTGTGCGTGGTGGAGTCGCCTACCGACCTGGCGGCGATCGAGCAGGCCACCGGCTACCGCGGCCAGTACTTCGTGCTGATGGGCCGGCTGTCGCCGCTGGACGGGCTGGGCCCGGAAGAACTGGGACTGGCGCAACTGACCCAGCGCCTGGGCGAGGGCGAGATCGAGGAGCTGATCATCGCCACCAACCCGACCGTGGAAGGCGAGGCCACCGCGCACTACCTGGCCCAGCTGGCCCGTGCCGGCGGCGTGCGGCCGACCCGGCTGGCGCATGGCGTGCCGCTGGGCGGCGAACTGGAATACGTCGACCGCAGCACGCTGGCGCATGCATTCGGCGGCCGGCAACTGCTCGATTGATTACCGCAAGGGAACCCTCATGACCGACACGATTTTCAGCAAGATCGTCCGCCGCGAGATTCCGGCCGACATCGTCTACGAAGACGACGAGGTGCTGGCGTTCCGCGACCTGAATCCGCAGGCGCCGGTGCACCTGCTGTTCATCCCGAAGCGGCCGTTGGCCACGCTCGACGACGCGGCGGCGGGCGATGCCGAACTGCTCGGCAAGTTGCTGCTGGCCGCGGCGGCGTACGCGAAGCGGGAAGGTTTCGCCGGGCAGGGCTATCGCACGGTGATCAATTGCAACGAGGACGGCGGGCAGACCGTGTACCACCTGCACGTCCACCTGCTGGCCGGACGCCGCATGCACTGGCCGCCGGGCTGAGCGCGCAGCCGCCGCATCCCGCATACGAAAACGCCGGCTCGAAGCCGGCGTTTTCGTGTGAACTTACTTCTTCGGCGGAGGCGGCGGAGGCGGCCGCACCACGATCACGCGGGGCGGATAGTAACCGTAGGGATAACCACCCCAGTACGGGCCGAAGCCCGGACCCCAGAACGGGTCATAGAAGCCCGGCGGGTAATTGACGATGACTGGACGTTTCGGCCACAGGTAGACCACGTCAGCCTCGACGCGCGGGTAGGCGTAGTCGAACTCACCCACCTTCTGCGACACCGTGCCATGCAGCGTGCCGGTGACGGTCAGCTCGCGGCCGCGCACGAACACTTCCGGGTCGTAGAAGCCGTCGCGGCAGGCGACGAAGCGGCCCTGGTTCTCACCGCTGTTGCCGGTTTTCGGGCGTGCCTGGCTGTCCAGCGGGCGCGACAGCAGGTAGAAGCAGGTCTGCTGCGGGCCCGGTTCGGTCTTGATGATCTCGCCGCCCCAGCGCACCCGGGTGCCACCCGCGCCGCCTTGCTGGGCGCTGGTGGTGGAAACGTCGGTATAGGTGCCTTCCAGCGGTTTCGGAATCGTCGCACACCCAGCCAGCAGGGCGAGTGCGGCAGCGAGGGTCAATGGGCGATGCAGGGACATGATGATCTCTCCATACGGGGGTGACGGCCTGCGCCGTCGTGTCGGCTCTTATTTGACCACGTTGACGATACGGAAATCCCGCACCGCGCGCTGGAACGCGCGCAATGGTTCAGTCGGCGGTTCGTCATGGGCATAACGCAGTTCCAGGTAACTCCTCATCAGGCTTGCCAGTTCGTCGCGTTGACCCGGCAGCGCACGGCCGGCGCGGCTCAGGTAATGCTGCGGACCTTCGGCTGGGCGGCGCGCCATGCCCTTGTGTGCCAGCTTCCGCTCCAGCTCGCGCAGCGCGCCGCGCAACGGGTCGCGCGGCTGCCGCCGCAACAATGCCCACGCCAGCCCGATCGCGATGAACAGCACGCTGCTGATC encodes:
- a CDS encoding glycosyltransferase family 9 protein, yielding MTSPSSICLLRTSAIGDVTHVVPLVRTLQQSWPQTTLTWIVGKLERKLVGDLPGVEFVTFDKAAGWAGMRAVHAALRGRRFDALLQMQVAMRSNLLSLGIKAERRIGYDRARAKDLHGLVVNERIPARTGEHVLDAIGSFCEPLGLQQTQVRWDIPVPDEAHAWAAEQLPGEAPTLLVSPTSSHALRNWRPERYAAVIDHAASRGWRVALVGGPSAFERAAADAVLATCKSPPLDLTGKDTLKKLLALLGRAQLLLTPDSGPMHMANAVGTRVLGLHAASNPHRSGPYSDRRWCVDKYDEAARKYLGRPASEIPWGTKIEKPGVMDLIGVDEVIERYEAAAQAMHLL
- a CDS encoding 3-deoxy-D-manno-octulosonic acid kinase — translated: MMMQERTHTDAEGAILFDAEVSPQVGHDWFAPDYWRQRGALRTQAGGRGGVAIVAAPVGECVLRHYRRGGRVAALMGDRYFWTGADRTRPFVEFRVLAEIARLELPGPPVVAARYRRHGLFYSADLITRRIAGAQTLAECLAAGRLDGELAEEVGALVARFHRAGVWHADLNAHNVLVAPSALYLIDFDRGRMRIPAAGWQRANLRRLRRSLLKLGAAADGETAFEKNIWQPLLYRYERTLTP
- a CDS encoding MBL fold metallo-hydrolase, whose translation is MNWHLHFLGVGAAHAVALGSSAVVLERAGVPMLLVDCGPDTLDRYMAAYDALPPAVFITHTHMDHVAGLEQLFIRLWFDPHLRGTTRVFAHAALVPWLQARVADYPGALAEGGANFWEAFRLVPCTRGFWLDGLWFDVFATRHHVPGTSYGLALDGSFIFTGDTRPIPEMLASRAGGDEIIAHDCGLVGNPSHTGIDDVEREYPEALRARLLLYHYGSEADGTALASLGYRIASPGERIALSAPMEPRGDAG
- the dnaX gene encoding DNA polymerase III subunit gamma/tau is translated as MSYQVLARKWRPRKFAELVGQEHVVRALTNALDTGRMHHAYLFTGTRGVGKTTIARIFAKSLNCERGQSADPCGECSVCTAVDEGRFVDLLEIDAASNTGVDDVREVIENAQYAPSRGRFKVYLVDEVHMLSKNAFNALLKTLEEPPPHVKFLLATTDPQKLPVTVLSRCLKFNLKRLLPEQISGQMRHILAAENIAYEDSAIGELARAADGSLRDGLSLLDQAIAYGGGALHADDVRNMLGSVARGQVLGVLDALAAGDGERLLVECTQIASYSPDFGGVLDDIASVLHRLQLIQLIPGYRPDEDGADDDALTALAGRITPEDVQLYYQIATAGRRDLALAPDARTGFEMALLRMLAFRPGDGVPAVHAERPATVGPAAAARPAPAAPMRPAATLEPRHDASPPRTTPAPTAAPVAAAAPVARDADGLPDWEALIERAGLRGPFGLLAQNAVLRERDGQTLVLALQPAHMSLAVEPMVSQMEERIGHALGERIRLRFVNSSQTAAAQTPAARAAQARDAAQAAAEQAIEGDPLVQSLKREFGARVVPQSIKPFDSESGAV
- a CDS encoding YbaB/EbfC family nucleoid-associated protein yields the protein MRGQIGQLMQQAQRMQEDMKRAQEEIAKLEVTGSAGGGLVSVVMTGAHEVRRVQIDRQTFADDPEMAEDLVAAAINDAVNKVAEVSKNRLGGVTAGMNLPAGFKLPF
- the recR gene encoding recombination mediator RecR, with translation MSGSPLLADLIEALRCLPGVGGKSAQRMAFHLLERERERGLKLAAVMEQAMRRIGHCERCRNFSEEPLCALCASSSRERQVLCVVESPTDLAAIEQATGYRGQYFVLMGRLSPLDGLGPEELGLAQLTQRLGEGEIEELIIATNPTVEGEATAHYLAQLARAGGVRPTRLAHGVPLGGELEYVDRSTLAHAFGGRQLLD
- a CDS encoding histidine triad nucleotide-binding protein; the encoded protein is MTDTIFSKIVRREIPADIVYEDDEVLAFRDLNPQAPVHLLFIPKRPLATLDDAAAGDAELLGKLLLAAAAYAKREGFAGQGYRTVINCNEDGGQTVYHLHVHLLAGRRMHWPPG
- a CDS encoding Slp family lipoprotein produces the protein MSLHRPLTLAAALALLAGCATIPKPLEGTYTDVSTTSAQQGGAGGTRVRWGGEIIKTEPGPQQTCFYLLSRPLDSQARPKTGNSGENQGRFVACRDGFYDPEVFVRGRELTVTGTLHGTVSQKVGEFDYAYPRVEADVVYLWPKRPVIVNYPPGFYDPFWGPGFGPYWGGYPYGYYPPRVIVVRPPPPPPPKK